The genomic region CATTTTTTTGTTTTAGCGCTCAATACCTTTCCACCGGAGATCTTACTTCCGGGGGAAAGCCCTAACCAGGAGGCAAAATGTTTTTCTGTAGGCCAACGGCTCATGTCCAGGCCGATTTCACTGATAATTTTTATAACGGTTTTTTAACAGGTTGTCAAATTTATTTAATCTTGACTTTTGCCTGAACCTCGATAGAATTAGATCCTATCCGTCCGATCGTCACGGAACAAGGAATGGGGTTCATCCGAACTCCAACCATTGAACTTTGAACGGTTTTTTCATATTAAACCCTCATGACCCATTGGGCCACCACGAAGCATGAAAATGGACTCCAGGTCCAAGGTTTGTAATACTTGAAACTTGCATCTTGAAACTTGAAACTTTATTTTCGAACTAAAAAACAGGGGTGAAACAGGACATGGTCCTTTCCAATTCAGCAGAGAATCCAAAAATAAGGGTATTGATTGTCGAAGACAATGCCCGATTCCGGCAGGCATTTAAGGATAACCTTCAAATAGTCAGCCCTGCTCTTGACATCCAGGAGGCGGTCGAAGGTCAGGAGTGCCTGGAAAAGGTGGAGGCCTTTCATCCCCAATTAGTGTTCATGGATATCCGGCTGCCCGGGGAGAGCGGCCTTTCCCTGACCAAAAAGATCAAGGCCAGGTATCCTGAAATGATGATCGTCGTTCTCACCAGTTACGACAACCAGGAGTATCGGGATGCCGCTTTTCAAAGCGGGGCCAACCGCTTTGTTTCCAAAGACTCTTTAAATTTCGAGGAGATGGCGGCGCTGATCCATTCGATTTAGAGTTATTAATTAGGACGCGGATTTTCGCCGATACCCGCAGGTTCAAGAAACAAGCTCAAAGCGGAAAGCTGAAACCTGCATCTTGCAACTTGAAACTTTTTTTCAATTAAATCCTGACAATCTGCATGATCGGCGAAAATCTGCCGATCCGAGTCGATCTGCGTCCAAAAAGGAATTTCCTATACTATTAAATTAGGACGCTGATTTTCGCCGATACCCGCAGATAACTATTCTTTATATTCAAAATCTTGACAATCTGCGTCGATCTGCGTCCAAAAAGGAATTTCCTATACTATCGAGTTACGGGTTTTTTTGCGTGATGCCGGTCACCAGGTATCGCAAGTAACGCACAC from Deltaproteobacteria bacterium harbors:
- a CDS encoding response regulator transcription factor, which codes for MKQDMVLSNSAENPKIRVLIVEDNARFRQAFKDNLQIVSPALDIQEAVEGQECLEKVEAFHPQLVFMDIRLPGESGLSLTKKIKARYPEMMIVVLTSYDNQEYRDAAFQSGANRFVSKDSLNFEEMAALIHSI